Part of the Chthoniobacterales bacterium genome is shown below.
GGGAAGGTCGTGCTACCCATCGAGCGCGTGCAGGATCAATGGCGTGATGCACGCTGTGCGGTAGAGACGCTCTGGTCCTACGAAGATTTTGCGCATCGCATCTATGGAATCGTGCCTTCAACCTACGCGGTGTTTCGTCCCGCTGAGCGTGGTGCCAGTCAGGTGAGCGTGCTACCGCGCATCATCAGCGGAATTTTCACCGTCAGCCAATTGGATGCGGACAAGTTGAAGTCCGCGCTGACCTGCGGTGTTCGGAGCGACGCCTCCGCAGCGGAGCTGGACTTGGTGCAGCTCAAGAATCAGCTGGAGCACTTTCGCCGTGTGAATCGAGCAGTTAAGACCTTCCTGCGACACGAGCAGGATGCCGTGAACCTCGTAGAGTTGGCGGCTTCGTTCGATATTGTGAAAGGAGACCGGCGACGCGCAATCGAAGGCTTGGTCCGCGCAGCCAAATTCTTGCCGGAAGAGGCGCGCTGGATCGAGGAACATATCGGTCTTCTGAAAGATGAGGAAGCCGAGGAGGAAGCCGAGTTTAAATGTGGGAACCTCCAGTTGAGTGAGGCGATCCAAAAACGCGGCGAAGAAATTGCCGTGCTCGGTGCGAATATCAAAACGGCAAAAGAAATTTCCACCGAATACGTGAATCGGGAGATTGAGCGAAAGGCAAAGGAATTGGACTCGCTACAGGAGCGCGAAGAAGAGCGACGACTGGCGGAACGCGAACATGCATCGCTCACCGCAGAATTTGTCGATGAGAATCAGCGCAAAGAGCAGTTGCTCGATAGCGTTCGCCTGAGTTGGTCGGAACTCACCAATGGCTTTCAAAAGCGGCGGTTCGAAAGCGGCGAGCGGTTCCGCTTTAAGTTCACAGAACTCGAAGCGGAAAAGGATTCCGCACGAACAAAGATCGCGCATGAACGCAACATTACCGTCAAGGCGGTCCAGCCGCGACGAGAGAAACTCAATCGTGAACGAACAGTTCTGAACGACGAGTTGAGAGCCTTCGCGGACATCGCGCCGCCGCGGGAGATCGCGGAAACCGAAGGTGGCTTTCGGCAAGCCGAACGAAAACAGAATCAGGAGTCCGCACAGCAAGAGCGGTTTCGCAGCGAATTGGCGCTCGCGCGGCAGGAGGCGAAGATGGACCGAGAAAAACTCGATCGCGACGCTGCAGACGAGAAGGTGCGCATTGAGGCAGCAATCGCGAATCTGGATGGAGAGCGCAGCCGCACGACAGCGGAATTAGAGAAATTCGACACCTCACTGGCGCATTTTTTCCAGACACAGTCTCCGCACTCGTGGCAGGAGGCCGCGAAAACGTTGAACCACGAGCTTCTATTCCGGAACGCGCACGAGCTGGAGGCGGAAGCCGTGTCTAACACCGATTGCGCGGTATGGGGCGTAAAGATTTCCACAACCAGCCTGGCAGACTCGACTGAAGCTTACGATCGCGCCCGCCTTACCACTGCCTTGCAAGAGTTGCGTAAGAAACTCGCTGGAGAGAATGAAGCGCTGAACTCAGCGCAGGCACGTTATGTCGCGGGATTCGATGCGCAAGAGAAACGCCATGCGCAGATCGTTGGTGAACTGGAAGGGAAGATTGCCGCCAGCGTGGAGGCGTGCGGCAAGCTCGGCAACGAAGTCGTCCGGCTCGAAAACCATCTGCTTAATTTGCAAAGCCAGTTCAACGCTGCAAAGCTGCGCAGGCGCGAAGAGCTCGATATGCGGGAGGCTACGTGGAAGGCGGACGACGAAGTTCTGCGGAAGGAGGAAGGCGAAATCGAACAACGCTTCCGCTCTTTGCAAAGTGTAGCGGACGACGATTTCAAAGCAAGACGCGAAAAACTGACGGAAGCCGAAAATGCCTCACGAGCCGACATTGATCTCGACGAAAAAGCGGCTCGGCTAAAGCGAGATGCGGATGTGGTCCGCATTGAGCGAGAGTCACAACGGGCACTTTCGGAGAAAGGCGCGAACGCCGAGCGCATCGCCGCCGCTCAGAAGCGCTTTACGGATGCGGAAAAAAATGTTCACCGCATTGAGGAGTATCGCGAGGAGGTCGCAGAATATCGGAAGAAAAAAATTGAATGGATGGATAGGCTGCCTGGGTGGGAATCCGAGCGCCCGGTAGCCGAGGAAATCCAGCGTGCGAAACAAACTTCGCTCGGGCAACTCGCCGAACGTAATCGCCTAGCTAAAGCCGCGCTGGCCGAACGCGCGAAGAAGCTGAATGATGCTAGCGGTGCGCTCCAGGAAGATCAAAAGGCGGTCGCACGTTTCCAAAAAGACATGCGCTTTCTCCAAGAGTGGGGCTATTTCGATCGCCCTGATCTCCCACCGGCGTCGTTTCACCAGACGGGTTCTGTCGACGGTTTTCTCACTACTGCGGAGAACGCACACGAGAGCCTCGAATCAATCAGAAAGAAGGGAGATGACAGCGCGAAAAAATTTCTCGGCCATTTTGAAGAGGAGACACTCAAGCGAAAGCTGCTCGGCTTTTCCCCACCCCACGAGAACTTCGATTGGTTTCAGTTTGTCGGTGGCGAACTCAAGCCTTTCGTCAACAACCGTGCGATTACGGGAATGAAGCGCCTGCAGACGCAGCAGTTCGAGCAACTCATCCATAACATTTGCAGCAAAAACGCCGCGTTCCGCGATGGCATCCGTCAGGTAAATCAGACGGCGGATTCTGTGCAGGCGCACCTCGTGAAAAACAACTTCGTTGATGTGCTCGACTCAGTCGAACTCAAGGTCGAGCGAGTGGACAATCAACTCACCCGGACGCTTGAGGGCTTGGAAAGATTCGCCGGGATCTCCTTCAGCCAAGAGAACGATCTCTTTGCCAAACGAGCAGACAGCGCAGAGATCGACCGGGCCATCGAGCATTTTGAGCGATTACTCCGTGAGATCGACACCCATCGCAGCAAGCAGCTTTCGCTCACCGACTACTTCGACTTTTTGATTCGCATCTACGAAAACGGCCACGATATGGGCTGGCGAAAATCACTCGATCACATTGGTTCCACCGGCACGGACTACTTGGTGAAAATGCTCATCTACCTGTCTCTTATAGAAGTTTACCGCTCTCGTGCCATCGACGCGAAAGCAGAGTCCACCGTCCATTGCGTGATGGATGAAACAGGTGTGCTTGCGCCGAAATACGTTCGCGCCGTGCTTGCTTACGCTGCGGAGCGCGGCATTATTTTGATCACCGCTGGCCACTCGCAGCAGACGACGGGATTCGACCACTGGATACTCGTTCGCAAACAAGGTCCGCGATTTGGCGGGCAGACAGTGCTTCGTAAAGTCCTGCGATGCGACTAACTACTGCCCAAGCTGCCCAACTCGCACACCTCGCCAAGGGCGGCTCCTTACAGCGGAGCCGCGTGGCAAAAGCTCTCCTGCCACTCCTCGAAAATGCGGGTGTAGTACGCACGGAGAAATCAGGATCTAGCTCTCTTATGCGCGGAGTTCCTGGAAAGATAGAAGCGTTCGCCGAGCACTATTGGGGCATTCGCGACTTGTCTCGCTTTGCGCTTGCCACCCCCGGCAACAGAAGTCGCGAATCGCTGGCTGAGATTGCTGGCGATTCCAAGGCACTGCCGAGTAATCCCTTAGCGGGGATCTTCATTCGCTCCTTCGGTAATTGCACTCTCGGTGATCAGCCACTGATGCACACGCCCCTTGGCAGCGCGATTCTAATCTCTCCAGCACAACTACCGTATCTGAGAGTTACAGCACGCACATTAATTGTAATAGAAAACTCAGAATGCCTTTTGAAGTTTGAGAAGGTGCTTCCTTATTTTACTGATGTAGATCGCGCAAATATTGCGCTCGTTCTGCGATGGAATTGGAGAACGGCCTGGCAAGAATGGCTGCATGAATGGACGGGTAAGGTCGTTCATTTTCCTGATTATGACCAAGCGGGTTTACGCATCTTTGCGACAGAAGTTTTGCCCCACGCCCCGGAAGCTCGCCTACTTATCCCCTCTAATCTCGAAGCGATCCTAAATGAACGAGGGAGTCGCAATCTATTCCTCCGCCAGGAACATCTCTCGATGCTTGAGGCGAAGCATCCCGACATCGCACAAGTGAATGTCTTGATTCAGACTACTCGTAAAGCACTCGAACAGGAGACGCTGTTGCATTAACTCAAGCTCTTCAGGCAAACTTTGGCAATCGGCGAAACGTTTTTTCGCAAACAAAACAGCCGGACCCCTTTCGGAATCCGGCTGTGTTTGAGTTTTGGTTAGTCGAGGGAGCCGGACTTAGTAGTCCATGCCGCCCATACCGCCCATGCCGCCGCCACCTGGAGGCATCGCCGGGCCGTTATCCTTCGCAGGAAGCTCGGTGATGATCGCCTCGGTGGTGAGGAGCAGGCCGCTGATCGACGATGCGTGTTGCAGCGCAGAACGCGTGACTTTGGTCGGGTCAACGACTCCAGCCGCCACGAGGTCAACGTATTCGCCAGTGGCGACGTTGTAACCGAGGTTGCCAGTGCCTTTTTTGACTTCGGCCACGATGAGCGCGCCTTCGAGGCCTGCGTTATCTGCGAGCTGGCGAAGCGGGGCTTCGATGGCGCGTTTGATGATTTGCAGACCGATCTCTTCGTCGCCGGTGAGCTTGAGGTTTTCGAGAACCTTTTGAGCGCGGATGAGAGCGACGCCGCCGCCGGGGACGATGCCTTCTTCAACGGCCGCACGGGTCGCATGGAGGGCGTCTTCGACGCGGGCTTTTTTCTCTTTCATCTCGGTCTCGGTGGCTGCACCGACGTTGATGACGGCAACACCGCCGGCCAGTTTGGCGAGGCGTTCTTGCAGTTTCTCGCGGTCGTAGTCGCTGGTAGTTTCTTCGATTTGACGGCGGATTTGATTCACGCGGCCTTGGATGTCGGCAGAAGCGCCTTCGCCTTCGACGATGGTGGTGCTTTCCTTATCGATGGTAACGCGCTTGGTTTTGCCGAGGTCTTCGATGGTGATTGAGTCGAGCTTGATGCCGAGGTCTTCGGTGATGCAACGTCCACCAGTGAGGATGGCGATGTCTTCCATCATGGCCTTGCGGCGATCGCCAAATCCGGGAGCCTTGACGGCTGCGATTTGGAGGGTGCCACGGAGCTTGTTGACCACGAGAGTCGCGAGGGCTTCGCCTTCGACGTCTTCCGCGATGATGAGCAATGGACGGCCGGTTTTCGCGACTTTTTCGAGGATCGGGAGCAGGTCTTTCAAGCTGCTGATTTTCTTCTCGAAGATGAGGATGTAAGCGTTCTCGAGAGAGACTTCCATCGACTCAGCGTTGGTGACGAAGTAAGGCGAGAGGTAACCTTTGTCGAACTGCATACCTTCGACAACGTCGAGGCTGGTTTCGATGGATTTGGCTTCCTCAACCGTGATCGTTCCGTCCTTGCCGACTTTGTCCATGGCATCAGCGATGATCTCGCCGATGGTGGTGTCCCAGTTAGCAGAAACGGTAGCGACCTGCGCGATTTCCTTGCGGTCGGTGACCTTCACGGAAATGCGGG
Proteins encoded:
- a CDS encoding ATP-binding protein — its product is MQIEFRSTTQPRQEGQLPRLERIRLINAAGFDEVDFPVNGHCQVIGVNGHGKSTLLRTVLFFYLGTNEKAPYALHDTKKDFVSHYLGDPPGYLIYEVARDASQPGYHIAVTRPAGRIQFHFVDAPFRRDYYVDGKVVLPIERVQDQWRDARCAVETLWSYEDFAHRIYGIVPSTYAVFRPAERGASQVSVLPRIISGIFTVSQLDADKLKSALTCGVRSDASAAELDLVQLKNQLEHFRRVNRAVKTFLRHEQDAVNLVELAASFDIVKGDRRRAIEGLVRAAKFLPEEARWIEEHIGLLKDEEAEEEAEFKCGNLQLSEAIQKRGEEIAVLGANIKTAKEISTEYVNREIERKAKELDSLQEREEERRLAEREHASLTAEFVDENQRKEQLLDSVRLSWSELTNGFQKRRFESGERFRFKFTELEAEKDSARTKIAHERNITVKAVQPRREKLNRERTVLNDELRAFADIAPPREIAETEGGFRQAERKQNQESAQQERFRSELALARQEAKMDREKLDRDAADEKVRIEAAIANLDGERSRTTAELEKFDTSLAHFFQTQSPHSWQEAAKTLNHELLFRNAHELEAEAVSNTDCAVWGVKISTTSLADSTEAYDRARLTTALQELRKKLAGENEALNSAQARYVAGFDAQEKRHAQIVGELEGKIAASVEACGKLGNEVVRLENHLLNLQSQFNAAKLRRREELDMREATWKADDEVLRKEEGEIEQRFRSLQSVADDDFKARREKLTEAENASRADIDLDEKAARLKRDADVVRIERESQRALSEKGANAERIAAAQKRFTDAEKNVHRIEEYREEVAEYRKKKIEWMDRLPGWESERPVAEEIQRAKQTSLGQLAERNRLAKAALAERAKKLNDASGALQEDQKAVARFQKDMRFLQEWGYFDRPDLPPASFHQTGSVDGFLTTAENAHESLESIRKKGDDSAKKFLGHFEEETLKRKLLGFSPPHENFDWFQFVGGELKPFVNNRAITGMKRLQTQQFEQLIHNICSKNAAFRDGIRQVNQTADSVQAHLVKNNFVDVLDSVELKVERVDNQLTRTLEGLERFAGISFSQENDLFAKRADSAEIDRAIEHFERLLREIDTHRSKQLSLTDYFDFLIRIYENGHDMGWRKSLDHIGSTGTDYLVKMLIYLSLIEVYRSRAIDAKAESTVHCVMDETGVLAPKYVRAVLAYAAERGIILITAGHSQQTTGFDHWILVRKQGPRFGGQTVLRKVLRCD
- the groL gene encoding chaperonin GroEL (60 kDa chaperone family; promotes refolding of misfolded polypeptides especially under stressful conditions; forms two stacked rings of heptamers to form a barrel-shaped 14mer; ends can be capped by GroES; misfolded proteins enter the barrel where they are refolded when GroES binds) codes for the protein MAAKQLQFDEHARHALLRGVEKLARAVKATLGPSGRNVILDKKFGSPTITKDGVTVAKEIELECPYENMGAQLVREVASKTSDIAGDGTTTATVLAEAIYKEGLKNVTAGANPTSLQRGINKAVEAIVAELARISVKVTDRKEIAQVATVSANWDTTIGEIIADAMDKVGKDGTITVEEAKSIETSLDVVEGMQFDKGYLSPYFVTNAESMEVSLENAYILIFEKKISSLKDLLPILEKVAKTGRPLLIIAEDVEGEALATLVVNKLRGTLQIAAVKAPGFGDRRKAMMEDIAILTGGRCITEDLGIKLDSITIEDLGKTKRVTIDKESTTIVEGEGASADIQGRVNQIRRQIEETTSDYDREKLQERLAKLAGGVAVINVGAATETEMKEKKARVEDALHATRAAVEEGIVPGGGVALIRAQKVLENLKLTGDEEIGLQIIKRAIEAPLRQLADNAGLEGALIVAEVKKGTGNLGYNVATGEYVDLVAAGVVDPTKVTRSALQHASSISGLLLTTEAIITELPAKDNGPAMPPGGGGMGGMGGMDY